The following coding sequences are from one Nonlabens arenilitoris window:
- a CDS encoding DMT family transporter, with amino-acid sequence MGLVFVVISKIGKQDHPIVIINYFMAIGVILGGLLSINNWVQPVGSEWLLLASLGVVGFIGQLFMTRSFQIASTSLVAPLKYLEVIFTVLIGATWFLEIYTLWSVLGIALVIIGLVLNILYKSRWSS; translated from the coding sequence ATGGGATTAGTATTTGTTGTAATTTCTAAAATAGGCAAACAAGATCATCCTATAGTTATCATTAATTATTTTATGGCCATAGGTGTTATTCTTGGTGGATTACTTAGTATTAATAATTGGGTGCAACCTGTTGGTTCTGAATGGTTATTATTAGCTAGTTTGGGTGTAGTTGGGTTTATAGGGCAGCTATTTATGACACGATCTTTTCAAATAGCATCAACTTCATTAGTAGCACCACTAAAATATCTTGAGGTCATTTTTACAGTTTTAATCGGCGCTACATGGTTTCTAGAAATTTATACTCTTTGGTCAGTTCTCGGGATTGCGTTGGTTATCATAGGCCTTGTACTTAATATCCTCTACAAGTCTAGATGGAGTTCATAG
- a CDS encoding DMT family transporter, which yields MKDLQKAILFMLFSTLAFAIMNGVVKYLSEFSAFQLVFFRSIGSLIITMIYLNYKKISILGNKRWLLIARGVFGSISLLLFFLSLKYLPVGTAVTLRYLSPIFAAVFAVIWLRERIKPLQWLFF from the coding sequence ATGAAGGATTTACAAAAAGCGATACTTTTCATGCTTTTCAGCACATTGGCATTTGCAATAATGAATGGTGTTGTAAAATATCTATCTGAATTTAGTGCCTTTCAATTGGTGTTTTTTAGATCAATTGGATCCTTAATAATTACCATGATATATCTTAATTACAAGAAAATATCGATTTTAGGTAATAAACGATGGTTGTTAATCGCTCGTGGCGTTTTCGGATCTATATCGTTACTGCTTTTCTTTTTATCACTCAAATACTTACCAGTAGGCACCGCAGTGACACTGCGATATCTATCACCCATATTTGCTGCCGTTTTTGCAGTAATATGGCTCAGAGAGAGAATAAAACCTTTACAATGGTTGTTTTTTTAA
- a CDS encoding glycoside hydrolase family 2 protein yields MNHFLKLWVLIFVITASCDSAVSGISTTTVERSKININQDWQYLEHPTLDINEALEKQDWESVNLPHTWNALDATDLNPGYRRSSSWYKKDLEIETIADNPVYELYFEGVNIISEVYVNGTKVGGHIGGYIGFTVDITDVVKAGSNEVLVRADNSYDPEVIPSQKSDFFIYGGITRDVWLVTLPQTHIDRVKVTPTVSAENASLLINVETSTLPKEFIVDCELTSPTGKSVKMTEAVGTDKFTSLSFENIKSPELWSTKSPNLYTLTTIIKNGDKIIDQTEEKIGLRWFEFKDHGAFYLNGERLLLRGTHRHEEHAGVGAAMSNEQHRADMELIKSMGANFVRLAHYPQDPEVYKACDELGLIVWDELPWCRGGLGNDVWQENTTGMLKEIINQNYNHPSIVFWSLGNEMYWLPDFEDGDNTVKMNEYLQSLNDLAHEMDPSRVTAIRKYYEGAGIVDVFSPSIWSGWYSGSYKSYQKAIDQYKAQYKHFIHTEYGGSSHLGRHTENPVTGEGAIKADGWEEAIIQTDVANIAQIGDWSENYMVDLFDWHLRISETDSTFIGNAQWAFKDFGTPLRPENDIPYINQKGLVDRNNNPKDSFYVFKSYWSDEPFVWIESHTWTERQGPKGTQREISVYSNAPEVEFFINGQSLGTKKKDISKFPASGLTWKVDFKEGKNKLKAVGTTNKDKQVSDELEVNYRFTKNGKAKELILESEKLNNGNYLITATAMDGDGLRCLDYEERVYFQALSGGTTLKSLGTPTGSESIKMANGKASIEIVRDDSGKELEVMVLNQSFKGTYLVIE; encoded by the coding sequence ATGAATCACTTTTTGAAACTTTGGGTACTCATTTTTGTGATTACAGCCAGCTGTGACTCAGCTGTGTCAGGGATATCAACTACTACTGTTGAAAGGTCTAAGATTAATATTAATCAAGACTGGCAATATTTAGAGCATCCCACATTAGATATAAATGAAGCTCTAGAAAAGCAAGATTGGGAATCTGTAAATCTACCACATACATGGAATGCGCTGGATGCAACTGATTTAAATCCAGGTTATAGGCGTAGTTCTAGCTGGTATAAGAAAGATTTGGAGATAGAAACTATTGCTGATAATCCAGTTTATGAATTGTATTTTGAAGGAGTAAACATCATTTCTGAAGTATATGTGAACGGAACAAAGGTAGGTGGTCACATAGGTGGTTACATAGGTTTTACAGTAGATATTACAGATGTAGTAAAAGCAGGAAGTAATGAAGTATTAGTTAGAGCTGATAACAGTTATGATCCAGAAGTGATTCCTTCTCAAAAAAGTGATTTCTTTATTTATGGAGGTATTACTAGAGATGTATGGTTAGTAACTTTACCGCAAACACATATTGATAGAGTAAAAGTTACACCAACAGTTTCTGCAGAAAATGCTAGCTTACTTATTAATGTGGAAACTTCAACGCTTCCAAAAGAGTTTATAGTAGATTGTGAACTAACATCACCTACAGGTAAATCGGTTAAAATGACTGAAGCTGTTGGAACTGATAAATTCACGAGTCTGTCATTTGAAAACATCAAATCTCCAGAACTTTGGAGTACCAAATCTCCTAACCTTTATACCTTAACCACAATTATTAAAAACGGCGATAAAATCATTGATCAAACCGAAGAAAAAATTGGTTTAAGGTGGTTTGAGTTTAAAGATCATGGCGCTTTTTATTTGAATGGAGAAAGATTACTATTACGAGGAACACATCGCCATGAAGAACATGCTGGAGTAGGCGCAGCCATGAGCAACGAGCAACATCGCGCAGATATGGAACTTATAAAAAGCATGGGCGCAAACTTTGTAAGATTAGCACACTATCCACAAGATCCTGAAGTTTATAAAGCCTGCGATGAGCTAGGACTAATAGTTTGGGATGAACTACCATGGTGCCGTGGAGGATTGGGTAATGATGTATGGCAAGAAAATACTACCGGCATGTTGAAGGAAATTATTAATCAGAATTACAATCATCCCAGCATTGTATTCTGGTCGTTAGGAAATGAGATGTATTGGTTGCCAGATTTTGAAGATGGTGATAATACAGTGAAGATGAATGAGTATCTACAATCACTTAACGATCTAGCACATGAAATGGATCCATCTAGAGTAACCGCAATAAGAAAATACTATGAAGGAGCGGGAATTGTAGATGTGTTTTCGCCATCCATATGGTCTGGATGGTATTCTGGTAGTTATAAAAGTTATCAAAAAGCGATAGATCAATACAAAGCTCAATACAAACATTTTATTCATACTGAATATGGTGGAAGTAGTCATCTAGGACGTCACACAGAAAATCCAGTCACTGGTGAAGGAGCCATTAAAGCAGATGGTTGGGAAGAAGCCATCATACAAACTGATGTAGCTAATATCGCCCAAATAGGTGACTGGAGTGAAAACTATATGGTTGATCTGTTTGACTGGCATTTACGTATCTCAGAAACAGACTCTACTTTTATAGGTAACGCTCAATGGGCGTTCAAAGATTTTGGAACACCACTAAGACCAGAAAATGATATTCCATATATCAATCAAAAAGGACTCGTAGACAGAAATAATAATCCAAAAGATTCCTTCTATGTTTTTAAAAGTTATTGGAGCGATGAGCCCTTTGTTTGGATAGAATCACATACCTGGACAGAACGTCAAGGTCCTAAGGGAACCCAACGTGAAATAAGTGTTTATTCAAATGCACCAGAAGTAGAATTTTTTATCAATGGTCAATCTTTAGGAACTAAGAAAAAGGACATTTCTAAATTCCCAGCATCTGGATTAACATGGAAAGTAGATTTTAAAGAAGGAAAAAATAAGTTGAAAGCTGTAGGGACTACTAATAAGGATAAACAAGTAAGCGATGAATTAGAAGTCAACTATAGATTTACTAAAAACGGTAAAGCCAAAGAGCTTATTCTAGAATCTGAAAAACTAAATAATGGTAATTACTTAATCACTGCGACAGCAATGGATGGTGATGGGTTACGTTGTTTAGACTATGAAGAACGCGTGTATTTTCAAGCTTTGTCAGGTGGTACGACTTTGAAAAGTTTAGGGACACCTACAGGTAGTGAGTCCATAAAAATGGCAAATGGAAAAGCAAGTATAGAGATAGTACGTGACGACAGTGGTAAAGAATTAGAAGTAATGGTGTTGAACCAAAGCTTTAAAGGTACTTACCTTGTCATTGAATAA